The Ostrinia nubilalis chromosome 17, ilOstNubi1.1, whole genome shotgun sequence genome contains a region encoding:
- the LOC135079891 gene encoding uncharacterized protein LOC135079891 has translation MSVYIGGFICALVLAAIVVVWIVYCMFIRERHKSEFYHYNISDLQRRQYELSEETEKEVEKKEITAGIFILPSRRKQKDEDYDKRPDYPESPVHCMETGTEQLIEIFNDNAVDVHYRDGIIEIDSNSPYHSEV, from the exons atgagTGTTTACATCGGCGGATTTATCTGTGCCCTCGTCTTG GCCGCTATAGTGGTTGTGTGGATAGTGTACTGCATGTTCATCAGGGAGAGGCATAAGTCGGAGTTCTATCACTACAACATTTCGGATCTGCAGCGACGGCAGTACGAGCTGTCCGAGGAGACAGAGAAAGAAGTGGAAAAGAAGGAGATAACTGCAGGTATATTTATATTGCCATCCCGTCGCAAGCAAAAGGATGAGGACTATGACAAGAGGCCGGACTATCCGGAGAGCCCTGTGCATTGTATGGAGACAGGCACGGAGCAGTTGATCGAGATATTCAACGATAATGCCGTAGACGTCCACTACAGGGACGGGATCATCGAAATTGACTCTAATTCCCCTTATCATAGTGAAGTCTAA